Proteins found in one Oryza glaberrima chromosome 4, OglaRS2, whole genome shotgun sequence genomic segment:
- the LOC127769869 gene encoding quinone-oxidoreductase QR1, chloroplastic-like: MAAGGRPATMRAVQYGGYGGGAAALKFVEIPVPSLKKDEILIKIKAASLNQADWRIQKGLMRPFHPKFPFIPVTDVSGEVIEVGSAVREFKVGDKVVSKLNLWKAGGLAEYVAASESDTVSHPAGISAADAAGLPVAGLTALQALSSIGTKFDGSGTGADVLITAASSGVGTYAVQLAKLGNHRVTATCGARNLDLVGTLGADEVLDYATPEGAALASPSGKKYDYIVNLTDRGKWSVFRPQLSSNGGRVVDVSPNLGNFLASVMTLFSRRKRLSLVILTLGKKELGFLLELMREGKLKTVVDSRHPFEKAAEAWERSMSGHATGKVIVEM, encoded by the exons ATGGCCGCCGGCGGGAGGCCGGCCACCATGCGTGCCGTCCAGtacggcggctacggcggcggcgccgccgcccttaAG TTTGTGGAAATCCCTGTTCCTTCACTCAAGAAGGATGAAATTCTCATAAAAATAAAAGCAGCAAGCCTCAACCAAGCTGATTGGAGGATTCAGAAAGGGTTGATGCGCCCGTTTCACCCAAAATTCCCATTTATCCCAG TAACGGATGTTTCTGGGGAGGTCATTGAGGTTGGCTCTGCAGTTCGCGAGTTCAAAGTTGGTGACAAAGTCGTCTCCAAACTTAACCTCTGG AAAGCAGGAGGCCTGGCAGAGTACGTGGCGGCATCGGAGAGCGACACCGTGTCCCACCCCGCCGGaatctccgccgccgacgcggcagGGCTTCCCGTCGCCGGCCTGACGGCTCTCCAGGCGCTGAGCTCCATCGGCACCAAGTTCGACGGCTCGGGCACCGGCGCCGACGTGCTGATCACCGCGGCCTCCAGCGGCGTCGGCACGTACGCCGTCCAGCTGGCCAAGCTCGGCAACCACCGCGTCACCGCCACGTGCGGTGCACGCAATCTGGACCTCGTCGGCACcctcggcgccgacgaggtcctGGACTACGCCACCCCAGAGGGGGCCGCGCTCGCGAGCCCCTCCGGTAAGAAGTACGACTACATCGTCAACCTCACCGACCGCGGCAAGTGGTCGGTGTTCAGGCCGCAGCTGAGCAGCAACGGTGGCAGGGTCGTCGACGTGTCCCCCAACCTCGGCAACTTCTTGGCGTCGGTGATGACGCTCTTCTCGCGGAGGAAGAGGCTGTCGCTGGTGATCCTGACGCTGGGGAAGAAGGAGCTGGGGTTTCTCCTCGAGCTGATGAGGGAAGGGAAGCTCAAGACGGTGGTCGACTCGCGGCATCCGTTCGAGAAGGCCGCGGAGGCGTGGGAGAGGAGCATGAGCGGCCACGCCACCGGGAAGGTCATCGTGGAGATGTAA